The Nitriliruptor alkaliphilus DSM 45188 genome includes a region encoding these proteins:
- a CDS encoding LacI family DNA-binding transcriptional regulator, with protein MVTTARGSGRHRHGHVTINDVARAAGVAPSTVSYALSGKRSVSEEVRRRIQETIAELGYEPHAGARALASRRSQIIGLVMPLRRGVHVPILMEFAAAIVTEARSHDHDVLLLTGEVDGDGLRRVANGSLADAVILMDVEEDDPRIPTVRGLGRPAVLIGLPDEPDDLVCTDLDWEAAGRIGVEHLAALGHRQVGLVGQPPQVYERHTGFAERFLRGLLGAGAALDVEVATQPCEASFGDLRRALDGLRSALPDLTAVVVHNEAVLPLLREELTSRGISVPEDLSVLSVEPDSMARQVPLSAVTIPVDEIGRTAVRLVMHQLEGHEVEAATSLPPRLVEHGSTGAVRHR; from the coding sequence GTGGTGACCACCGCTCGCGGGTCGGGACGGCATCGGCACGGCCACGTCACCATCAACGACGTCGCTCGGGCGGCGGGTGTCGCGCCGAGCACCGTCTCGTACGCGCTGTCCGGCAAGCGATCGGTGTCCGAGGAGGTCCGCCGCCGGATCCAGGAGACGATCGCCGAGCTCGGCTACGAACCGCACGCGGGGGCTCGTGCGCTGGCCAGCCGGCGGTCCCAGATCATCGGGCTCGTGATGCCGCTGCGCCGCGGCGTCCACGTCCCCATCCTGATGGAGTTCGCCGCCGCGATCGTCACCGAGGCGCGCAGCCACGACCACGACGTCCTGCTGCTGACCGGCGAGGTGGACGGCGACGGGTTGCGTCGTGTGGCCAACGGGTCGTTGGCGGACGCCGTCATCCTGATGGACGTCGAGGAGGACGATCCTCGCATCCCGACGGTGCGCGGGCTCGGCCGTCCCGCCGTCCTGATCGGGCTGCCCGACGAGCCGGACGACCTCGTGTGCACCGACCTCGATTGGGAGGCCGCGGGGCGGATCGGGGTGGAACACCTGGCCGCACTCGGCCACCGCCAGGTCGGCCTCGTCGGTCAGCCGCCTCAGGTCTACGAACGGCACACCGGCTTCGCCGAGCGGTTCCTGCGCGGCCTCCTGGGAGCCGGCGCCGCCCTCGACGTCGAGGTCGCGACCCAGCCTTGCGAAGCCAGCTTCGGCGACCTCCGCCGGGCGCTCGACGGCCTCCGATCGGCCCTGCCGGACCTGACCGCCGTCGTCGTGCACAACGAGGCGGTGCTGCCGCTGCTCCGAGAGGAGCTCACCTCCCGCGGGATCTCCGTCCCCGAGGATCTGTCGGTCCTGTCCGTGGAGCCCGACAGCATGGCTCGCCAGGTCCCGCTCAGCGCCGTCACCATCCCGGTGGACGAGATCGGCCGGACCGCCGTCCGGCTCGTGATGCATCAGCTCGAGGGCCACGAGGTCGAGGCGGCTACGTCGCTGCCGCCACGGTTGGTGGAGCACGGATCGACCGGCGCGGTGCGACACCGGTAG
- a CDS encoding extracellular solute-binding protein, protein MKLRRRLAATLAIGLLAAACGGGSDDPAASDTEAAGTEGEEQVLRLWHYEAPTSAMGIAWDRAMEILEEENPGVRVEFEEKGFEQIQETASMVLNSGQAPDIMEYNKGNATAGLLASQGLLTDITAEVESRGWDQLLSESLQTTARYEDGQMGAGAWYGIPNYAEFVLFYYNQDLFDEHGVEVPTTLEELEAAMRTFTDAGVTPLAFSGSEYPAQQYWYQLALSRADRSLVDAYQLYDGEVDFHDDAFTFAAERLTDWVEQGYISTDATGLPAEDMGLSFISGQQPMMLSGTWWYGRLINEIDDFEWSSFLFPGSDLYPGSSGNLWVVPEGAANKELAYEFIDITMRPEIQNILGNEGGLPVAADPEAITDDKSQELVEHFNVINEKDGLAFYPDWPAPGFYDTLVSNVQNLVSGRSSVEGFLDAIAGPYEEHVSSLR, encoded by the coding sequence ATGAAGCTCCGACGGAGGCTGGCCGCGACGCTGGCGATCGGCCTGCTCGCCGCCGCGTGCGGCGGGGGCAGCGATGACCCCGCAGCCAGCGATACCGAGGCGGCCGGGACCGAGGGCGAGGAGCAGGTGCTGCGTCTGTGGCACTACGAGGCACCCACCAGTGCGATGGGCATCGCCTGGGACCGGGCGATGGAGATCCTCGAGGAGGAGAACCCCGGCGTGCGGGTCGAGTTCGAGGAGAAGGGGTTCGAGCAGATCCAGGAGACGGCCAGCATGGTCCTGAACTCGGGTCAAGCGCCGGACATCATGGAGTACAACAAGGGCAACGCGACCGCCGGGCTGCTGGCGAGCCAGGGGCTGCTGACCGACATCACCGCGGAGGTCGAGTCGCGCGGCTGGGACCAGCTCCTGAGCGAGAGCCTGCAGACCACCGCACGCTACGAGGACGGCCAGATGGGGGCCGGCGCGTGGTACGGCATCCCGAACTACGCCGAGTTCGTGCTCTTCTACTACAACCAGGACCTGTTCGATGAGCACGGTGTCGAGGTCCCGACGACGCTCGAGGAGCTCGAAGCGGCGATGCGGACGTTCACGGACGCTGGCGTGACACCGCTCGCCTTCAGCGGCTCGGAGTACCCCGCTCAGCAGTACTGGTACCAGCTCGCCCTCAGCCGCGCCGACCGGTCGCTCGTCGACGCCTACCAGCTCTACGACGGTGAGGTCGACTTCCACGACGACGCCTTCACCTTCGCTGCGGAGCGCCTGACCGACTGGGTCGAGCAGGGCTACATCAGCACCGACGCCACCGGCCTCCCGGCTGAGGACATGGGCCTGTCGTTCATCAGCGGCCAGCAGCCGATGATGCTGAGCGGCACGTGGTGGTACGGCCGGCTGATCAACGAGATCGACGACTTCGAGTGGAGCTCGTTCCTGTTCCCCGGCAGCGACCTGTACCCCGGCTCCAGCGGGAACCTGTGGGTCGTCCCGGAGGGGGCAGCGAACAAGGAGCTCGCCTACGAGTTCATCGACATCACGATGCGCCCAGAGATCCAGAACATCCTCGGCAACGAGGGCGGGCTCCCGGTCGCCGCCGATCCCGAGGCGATCACCGACGACAAGAGCCAGGAGCTCGTCGAGCACTTCAACGTCATCAACGAGAAGGACGGCCTCGCCTTCTACCCGGACTGGCCGGCACCTGGGTTCTACGACACGCTCGTGTCCAACGTGCAGAACCTGGTCTCGGGCCGCAGCTCGGTCGAAGGCTTCCTCGACGCGATCGCCGGTCCGTACGAGGAGCACGTGAGCTCGCTGCGGTAG
- a CDS encoding carbohydrate ABC transporter permease, whose amino-acid sequence MPGRPALPSPAVDKGYLPFLIPGAVLFLVVIIVPLVMNVAVSFTSWSGVGAPSWVGIDNYVRLVGDSTFWASFRNIIAMIVAMAIVPTLIGLALASLLFDYIGKRFGDRPASALRAGFYLPQVLPVAIAGVVWGWILHPSHGALNMSLRAVGLEGLTHNWLGDHSTALLSVMGVMIWFQVGYPVVIFMAGLQRVDPQLYEAAELDGANWSQRFRYVTVHAIRPEIMVVLLTTTIAALKVFGPIYVLTRGGPGDATTVPSYFAYQNFFERAQVGYGAAIATVLTVIVVAFSAVFLGAQSRADLRNAE is encoded by the coding sequence ATGCCAGGACGTCCCGCCCTGCCCTCACCCGCCGTGGACAAGGGCTACCTGCCCTTCCTCATCCCCGGGGCGGTGCTGTTCCTCGTCGTCATCATCGTGCCGCTCGTGATGAACGTCGCGGTGAGCTTCACGAGCTGGAGCGGCGTCGGCGCACCGAGCTGGGTCGGCATCGACAACTACGTCCGGCTCGTCGGCGACAGCACGTTCTGGGCGTCGTTCCGCAACATCATCGCCATGATCGTCGCGATGGCCATCGTGCCGACGCTCATCGGTCTGGCACTCGCGTCGTTGCTGTTCGACTACATCGGCAAGCGGTTCGGTGACCGGCCGGCGAGCGCGCTGCGTGCCGGTTTCTACCTGCCGCAGGTGCTGCCCGTCGCCATCGCCGGCGTCGTGTGGGGCTGGATCCTGCACCCGAGCCACGGTGCCCTGAACATGAGCCTGCGGGCCGTGGGGCTCGAGGGGCTGACCCACAACTGGCTCGGCGACCACTCGACCGCGCTGCTCTCGGTCATGGGCGTCATGATCTGGTTCCAGGTGGGCTACCCCGTCGTGATCTTCATGGCCGGTCTGCAGCGGGTCGATCCACAGCTCTACGAGGCGGCGGAGCTCGATGGCGCCAACTGGTCGCAGCGGTTCCGCTACGTGACCGTCCACGCGATCCGGCCCGAGATCATGGTCGTGCTGCTGACCACGACGATCGCGGCGCTGAAGGTCTTCGGCCCCATCTACGTGCTGACCCGGGGCGGTCCTGGCGACGCCACCACCGTCCCGTCGTACTTCGCCTACCAGAACTTCTTCGAGCGGGCACAGGTGGGCTACGGCGCGGCCATCGCGACGGTCCTGACCGTCATCGTGGTCGCGTTCAGCGCCGTGTTCCTCGGCGCCCAGTCCCGTGCCGACCTGCGGAACGCGGAGTGA
- a CDS encoding ABC transporter permease subunit: MLAPFGLVALNAVKTPAEYSSGGPLALPEGISLQGIVDFWQRVGFGQKLINSTLISGTVAIAATILSLLNAFVLGIGRVRGRVWFLVIFMLANMLPHEALAYPLYYLTRSVGLYDTRLSVIIIFTVIQSAFGTYLLSSVLTKFPREVLEAARVDGANKWQLLWRVVVPVSRPTLSVLFVFFFIWTWNEFFLPLIFLISNDNQTVPVALGVLQGQRMMDATMQSASGLLGVIPAIVFFLLFQRTLTRGITAGAVK, translated from the coding sequence ATGCTGGCGCCCTTCGGCCTCGTCGCGCTGAACGCCGTCAAGACCCCGGCGGAGTACTCGAGCGGGGGGCCGTTGGCGTTGCCCGAAGGCATCTCGCTCCAGGGCATCGTCGACTTCTGGCAACGGGTCGGTTTCGGGCAGAAGCTGATCAACAGCACGCTCATCAGCGGCACCGTCGCCATCGCAGCGACCATCCTCTCGCTGCTGAACGCGTTCGTCCTCGGTATCGGCCGGGTCCGCGGGCGCGTGTGGTTCCTGGTGATCTTCATGCTGGCCAACATGCTCCCGCACGAGGCCCTGGCCTACCCGCTGTACTACCTCACGCGCAGCGTCGGCCTGTACGACACCCGCCTGTCGGTGATCATCATCTTCACGGTGATCCAGAGCGCCTTCGGGACCTACCTGTTGTCGTCGGTCCTCACCAAGTTCCCGCGGGAGGTCCTCGAAGCGGCGCGGGTCGATGGCGCCAACAAGTGGCAGCTGCTGTGGCGCGTGGTCGTACCGGTGAGCCGTCCCACCCTGTCGGTCCTGTTCGTCTTCTTCTTCATCTGGACCTGGAACGAGTTCTTCCTGCCGTTGATCTTCCTGATCTCCAACGACAACCAGACGGTGCCGGTCGCGCTCGGCGTCCTCCAAGGCCAGCGGATGATGGACGCGACGATGCAGAGCGCATCCGGCCTGCTCGGCGTGATCCCCGCCATCGTCTTCTTCCTGCTGTTCCAACGCACCCTCACCCGAGGGATCACCGCAGGCGCGGTGAAGTGA
- the yicI gene encoding alpha-xylosidase: protein MKFSDGYWLMRPGVDARFPTEAYDVRVQPGTLSVDAPTHEIRHRGDTLKGPVLTVTCASPMDDVVRVTITHHAGSVERGPSFDLPQDRADTPVQVDDEVATLTAGRLTARVRRGRPWGGVEFEVDGRVLTASRHRAMAKIETDGRHHVREQLDLGVETHVYGLGERFGPLVKNGQAVDIWNADGGTSSDQAYKNVPLYVTDGGYGVFVDHPGHVSFEVASEVNSRVSFSVEGQTLSYLVIHGPSPKEILQRYTQLTGRPALPPAWSFGLWLSTSFTTDYDEATVTSFIDGMADRDLPLSVFHFDCFWMREFHWCDFEWDPRVFPDPKGMLQRLKDRGLRVSLWINPYIAQRSPLFAEGAEAGYLLRRPNGDVWQWDLWQPGMALVDFTNPAARDWYAAKLEHLLDMGVDAFKTDFGERVPTDVVWHDGSDPGRMHNYYTQLYNQTVFDLLERRRGVGDAVVFARSATAGGQQFPVHWGGDCESTFESMAESLRGGLSLGMSGFGFWSHDIGGFEGTPEPELFKRWIAFGMLSSHSRLHGSGSYRVPWLVDDESVDVLRFFTMLKLRLMPYLWQTAQEAHEQGVPLMRPMVLEFPDDPACTYLDRQYLLGPDLLVAPVFSADGAVSYYVPPGAWTSLLTGDIIHGPGWRRERHDVCSVPLLVRPGAILATSDRDDRPDHDLRDGVTLQVHGLRDGAEQVLTVPAIDGTEAARFTLARDGDRVSVRASGGVGRWKVQFVGVSDLESGSEVARADLGSTLDGGVGAGEVAATIRPDGDPRW, encoded by the coding sequence GTGAAGTTCAGTGACGGCTACTGGCTGATGCGCCCGGGTGTCGACGCCCGGTTCCCCACGGAGGCCTACGACGTCCGGGTCCAGCCCGGCACGCTCTCCGTCGACGCCCCGACGCACGAGATCCGTCACCGCGGCGACACGCTGAAGGGGCCGGTCCTCACCGTGACGTGCGCCTCGCCGATGGACGACGTCGTGCGGGTGACCATCACCCACCACGCTGGCAGCGTCGAGCGCGGACCGTCGTTCGACCTGCCTCAGGACCGGGCGGACACCCCGGTGCAGGTGGACGACGAGGTGGCGACGCTCACGGCCGGACGGTTGACCGCCCGCGTGCGTCGAGGACGGCCGTGGGGGGGCGTCGAGTTCGAGGTCGACGGGCGCGTCCTGACCGCGAGCCGCCACCGTGCGATGGCCAAGATCGAGACCGACGGGCGCCACCACGTCCGTGAGCAACTCGACCTCGGCGTGGAGACCCACGTCTACGGGCTCGGCGAACGCTTCGGGCCGCTGGTCAAGAACGGTCAGGCTGTCGACATCTGGAACGCGGACGGTGGTACCAGCAGCGACCAGGCCTACAAGAACGTGCCGCTCTACGTCACCGATGGTGGGTACGGGGTGTTCGTCGACCACCCGGGGCACGTGTCCTTCGAGGTCGCCTCGGAGGTCAACTCCCGGGTGTCGTTCAGCGTCGAGGGTCAGACGCTGTCGTACCTGGTGATCCACGGGCCGTCGCCGAAGGAGATCCTGCAGCGCTACACCCAGCTGACGGGACGGCCGGCACTCCCGCCGGCGTGGTCCTTCGGGCTGTGGCTGTCCACCTCGTTCACCACCGACTACGACGAGGCGACGGTCACCAGCTTCATCGATGGGATGGCCGACCGCGACCTGCCGCTCAGCGTCTTCCACTTCGACTGCTTCTGGATGCGCGAGTTCCACTGGTGCGACTTCGAGTGGGACCCCCGGGTCTTCCCCGACCCGAAGGGCATGCTGCAGCGGCTCAAGGATCGGGGCCTGCGCGTCTCGCTGTGGATCAACCCCTACATCGCGCAGCGGTCGCCGCTGTTCGCCGAGGGTGCGGAGGCCGGCTACCTGCTCCGGCGGCCGAACGGTGACGTGTGGCAGTGGGACCTCTGGCAGCCCGGGATGGCGCTGGTGGACTTCACCAACCCCGCAGCACGTGACTGGTACGCGGCCAAGCTCGAGCACCTGCTCGACATGGGGGTCGACGCATTCAAGACCGACTTCGGTGAACGCGTCCCCACGGACGTGGTGTGGCACGACGGCTCGGACCCGGGCCGCATGCACAACTACTACACCCAGCTGTACAACCAGACCGTCTTCGACCTGCTCGAACGCCGACGGGGGGTGGGTGACGCGGTCGTGTTCGCACGGTCGGCCACCGCCGGGGGGCAGCAGTTCCCGGTGCACTGGGGCGGCGATTGCGAGTCGACGTTCGAGTCGATGGCCGAGAGCCTGCGCGGCGGCCTGTCGCTCGGCATGTCCGGGTTCGGGTTCTGGAGCCACGACATCGGTGGCTTCGAAGGCACCCCGGAGCCGGAGCTGTTCAAGCGTTGGATCGCGTTCGGGATGCTGTCGTCGCACAGTCGCCTCCACGGCAGCGGGTCCTACCGCGTGCCGTGGCTGGTCGACGACGAGTCCGTCGACGTCCTCCGGTTCTTCACGATGCTGAAGCTGCGGTTGATGCCCTACCTGTGGCAGACCGCTCAGGAGGCGCACGAGCAGGGCGTCCCGTTGATGCGCCCCATGGTGCTCGAGTTCCCCGACGATCCGGCCTGCACCTACCTCGACCGCCAGTACCTGCTCGGCCCCGACCTGTTGGTCGCGCCGGTCTTCTCCGCCGACGGTGCCGTGAGCTACTACGTGCCGCCCGGGGCGTGGACCTCGCTCCTGACGGGTGACATCATCCACGGACCAGGGTGGCGGCGCGAGCGCCACGACGTGTGCAGCGTGCCCCTGCTCGTGCGGCCCGGTGCGATCCTCGCCACCAGCGACCGTGACGACCGTCCCGATCACGATCTGCGGGACGGCGTGACGTTGCAGGTCCACGGGCTCCGCGACGGCGCCGAGCAGGTCCTCACGGTGCCGGCGATCGACGGCACGGAAGCCGCCCGGTTCACGCTCGCCCGCGACGGTGACCGGGTGTCGGTCCGCGCGTCCGGAGGGGTCGGGCGGTGGAAGGTGCAGTTCGTCGGCGTGTCCGACCTCGAGTCGGGTTCCGAGGTGGCACGCGCCGACCTGGGTTCCACGCTGGACGGGGGAGTCGGCGCGGGGGAGGTCGCCGCGACGATCCGGCCTGACGGCGATCCACGCTGGTGA